The genome window ATGCCCAGAGCCCAGGGCCTCCAGGAAGGCTCGAGCCCCTGCAGCACCACCGGGGTGTAGGTTCCTGCGATGAACAAGAATATAGCCGCGTGATCCAGGCGGCGCAGGCCCTGTAAGGCTTTCTCCGAGACCTTAAGGGCATGGTACAGAGAGGAGGAAGCGTACATCACGGTCATGGAGACCCCGAACACCAAGGCCCCCACCCACTTGGCGGTATCTCCCTGCGAGAGCAAAAGCAAGACGATGGTACCTATCAGGGCCAACACCGCACCGGTGAGGTGAGAGTAGGTATTGAAGGGTTCCCGAACCATTTGCAAATCTTATAGCAAGCTTTGTTAAACTGAATGTGAAAAACGGCAAAGCTGTATTTCAGCGCAGGAGCCGCACGGCCTCGAGGACCGTCTTGGGGTCTTGCTGCCCGCGCGAGCGGCACTCTTCCAGGAAGTTTTCCAGCACCAGATCGCCGATCCCGTCCAGTGCGCCGCGAATTCCTGCCAGCAAGGTGAGGATCTCGGTGCAGGGGCGATCCTCCTCGACCATCTTGCTAAGCCCCCGTACTTGACCCTCCAGACGGCGCAAGCGGTTCAAAATCTTCTGTTTGTCCGCAGTTGGGGTCATGGTGGGGGTACCTCCGCTAGAAGCTCGACCAACTGGACTCGATTCAAGCCGCCCAGGTGGCGGGTTTTCACGCTCCCATCGGCCCCAATGAGCAAGGTCGTGGGCAGGCCCGAGACCTCGAGCCTTCTTTGCACCTCCCCGGCGTCCAGGTAGGCGGTGCCGATGCCGACCCCGTCGAGGTATGCGCGCACGGTGGGAGCGTCTTCGCCGGAGTTGAGGAATACGATGGGGTAGCCCTGCTTGGCGTACTCCGCCAATAGCGGCATCTCTGCACGGCACGGTGGGCACCAGCTAGCCCAGACGTTGATCAATAGCGGCTTAGGCAGATCCTTCCAAGCTACCAGCTGTACGCTACCGTCGGGGGCTAGGCGTTCCAGCTTGAAGTCTGGGGGTAGAGCCTGGGCCGCTCGGCCGGGTACGGGCTTGAGCAGCTGAGGGATCAAGGCGATGCCCACCGCCAGGGCCCCGGCGGGTAGAAGCCGGGGGGATTCTCCCCGCAAACGCCACCAGGCGACTAGACCTGC of Meiothermus sp. Pnk-1 contains these proteins:
- a CDS encoding TlpA disulfide reductase family protein, encoding MNLTPDALRLGPLVIEWSRFSLILGLLVFLILAGRLRQPRLEAAAWQTALAGVLAARLGYALEHPQAFLHGGLFPALVTLVDMRSGGFAWGWGLLGAGLVAWWRLRGESPRLLPAGALAVGIALIPQLLKPVPGRAAQALPPDFKLERLAPDGSVQLVAWKDLPKPLLINVWASWCPPCRAEMPLLAEYAKQGYPIVFLNSGEDAPTVRAYLDGVGIGTAYLDAGEVQRRLEVSGLPTTLLIGADGSVKTRHLGGLNRVQLVELLAEVPPP
- a CDS encoding metal-sensitive transcriptional regulator, which produces MTPTADKQKILNRLRRLEGQVRGLSKMVEEDRPCTEILTLLAGIRGALDGIGDLVLENFLEECRSRGQQDPKTVLEAVRLLR